In a single window of the Luteimonas viscosa genome:
- a CDS encoding PLP-dependent aminotransferase family protein: MEPFRSEKVVAVVLDGQGSLHAQLTRALRGGILQGQFPPGSRLPATRWLASELGVSRNTVLAAYEQLRAEGFVDGLVGSGTYVAPPMHDGPAPPPPRTDAPPQSAYARRARATYEGSRIPGLRIPGMRFSFQYGVPLTNPALTTAWARALSRAARYTRPDYPGRQGLPELREAICDYLARRRGIRASPDDVLVVAGTQQALALTARVLLDPGDAAAIEEPHYFAIRMVLAIHGARVRTVPVDAQGIRCDALPVPPARLVCVTPSHQFPTGSVMSLARRLQLLDYARRHDSWVFEDDYDGEFRYDSKPLAALRSLDEQGRVVYVGTFSKAIFPALRMGYLLMPPALRADFLAAKWAEDLGSPAIEQVALANFMRDGGFERHLRRTAKTLKERRAALIAGLQACGRGRLDIADSRAGMHLVVWLRGRSRADGETLIALARGRGLGLYPIDPLYADPPDRAGLLMGYCGLSTREIGQAMQVFGACLDELFPAG; the protein is encoded by the coding sequence ATGGAACCATTCCGGTCCGAAAAAGTGGTCGCCGTGGTGCTAGATGGTCAGGGGTCGCTGCACGCGCAGCTCACCCGTGCGCTCAGGGGAGGAATCCTGCAGGGACAGTTCCCGCCCGGCAGCCGGCTGCCGGCGACCCGCTGGCTGGCCTCCGAACTGGGCGTCTCGCGCAACACCGTGCTCGCGGCCTACGAGCAGCTTCGCGCCGAAGGTTTCGTCGACGGGCTGGTCGGCTCCGGTACCTACGTCGCGCCGCCGATGCACGATGGCCCGGCGCCGCCGCCGCCCCGGACCGACGCGCCGCCGCAGTCCGCGTATGCGCGACGCGCCCGCGCAACCTACGAGGGCAGCAGGATCCCCGGCCTGCGGATTCCGGGCATGCGCTTCTCCTTCCAGTACGGCGTGCCGCTGACCAATCCGGCCCTGACCACCGCGTGGGCGCGCGCGCTTTCGCGGGCCGCGAGGTATACGCGGCCGGATTATCCGGGTCGCCAGGGCCTGCCCGAGTTGCGGGAAGCGATCTGCGACTACCTGGCGCGGCGTCGTGGCATCCGGGCGTCGCCCGACGATGTGCTCGTCGTCGCCGGCACCCAACAGGCGCTGGCACTCACCGCGCGCGTGCTGCTGGATCCCGGCGACGCCGCCGCGATCGAGGAACCGCATTACTTCGCCATCCGCATGGTGCTGGCGATCCACGGCGCGCGCGTGCGCACGGTGCCGGTGGACGCGCAGGGAATCCGGTGCGACGCGCTGCCCGTGCCGCCGGCGAGACTGGTCTGCGTCACGCCATCGCACCAGTTCCCCACCGGCTCGGTCATGTCCCTTGCGCGGCGCCTGCAACTGCTCGATTACGCGCGCCGCCACGACAGCTGGGTGTTCGAGGACGACTACGACGGCGAGTTCCGCTACGACAGCAAGCCGCTGGCGGCGCTGCGCTCGCTCGACGAACAGGGCAGGGTGGTCTATGTCGGCACCTTCTCCAAGGCGATCTTCCCGGCGCTGCGCATGGGGTATCTGCTGATGCCACCGGCGCTGCGCGCGGATTTCCTGGCCGCGAAATGGGCGGAGGACCTGGGTTCGCCGGCGATCGAGCAGGTCGCGCTGGCGAACTTCATGCGCGACGGGGGATTCGAGCGCCACCTGCGACGCACGGCCAAGACCCTGAAGGAACGGCGGGCGGCATTGATCGCCGGCCTGCAGGCCTGTGGGAGGGGACGGCTGGACATCGCCGACTCCCGGGCGGGCATGCATCTGGTGGTGTGGTTGCGTGGCCGCTCGCGTGCGGACGGCGAGACGCTGATCGCGCTGGCGCGCGGACGCGGACTGGGGCTCTATCCGATCGACCCGCTGTATGCCGATCCGCCGGATCGCGCCGGTCTGCTGATGGGTTATTGCGGGCTGTCGACGCGCGAGATCGGACAGGCGATGCAGGTGTTCGGCGCCTGCCTCGACGAGCTGTTCCCCGCCGGTTGA